A stretch of the Medicago truncatula cultivar Jemalong A17 chromosome 5, MtrunA17r5.0-ANR, whole genome shotgun sequence genome encodes the following:
- the LOC25494692 gene encoding protein SRG1: MAMKGTSLLVPSVQELVKQPITNIPERYLHPNQDPIAVSNTSSLPQVPVIDLHKLLSDDATELQNFDHACRGWGFFQLINHGVNTPIVENMKIGVEQFLKLPMEEKKKFWQTPNDVQGFGQLFVVSDEQKLEWADMFYINTFPPDARHPHLIPNIPKPFRDHLENYCLELKKLAVTIIGRMEKALKIKSNELVEFFEDIYQGMRMNYYPPCPQPEHVIGLKPHSDSGALTILLQVNEVEGLQIRKDGMWIPIKPLSDAFVVNIGDMLEILTNGIYRSIEHRATINSMNERISIATFHRAQMSKILGPTPDLITAERPALFKRIRAVDYLNGFMSRELQGKSCIDFVRIQNDIGK, from the exons ATGGCTATGAAGGGAACCTCTCTCCTGGTTCCTTCTGTTCAAGAGTTAGTAAAACAACCCATTACCAATATTCCAGAACGATATCTTCATCCAAATCAAGACCCTATTGCTGTTTCTAACACAAGCTCTTTACCACAAGTTCCTGTTATCGACCTGCATAAATTGTTGTCTGATGATGCAACTGAGCTACAAAATTTTGACCATGCTTGCAGAGGCTGGGGTTTCTTTCAG CTTATTAATCATGGAGTGAACACTCCAATTGTTGAAAATATGAAGATAGGTGTTGAACAATTTCTCAAACTTCCAatggaagagaagaagaaattttggcaaacaCCAAATGATGTGCAGGGGTTTGGTCAGTTGTTTGTTGTATCTGATGAACAAAAGCTCGAATGGGCAGACATGTTCTACATTAACACTTTCCCTCCGGATGCAAGGCATCCACATCTAATTCCTAATATTCCCAAACCATTCAG AGATCATCTAGAGAACTATTGTTTAGAATTGAAAAAACTAGCTGTCACGATAATTGGTCGTATGGAGAAAGCTCTAAAGATAAAAAGCAACGAACTTGTCGAGTTTTTTGAAGATATATATCAAGGAATGAGGATGAATTACTATCCCCCATGTCCCCAGCCAGAGCATGTCATTGGACTCAAACCTCATTCTGATTCTGGTGCCCTTACTATCCTTCTCCAAGTCAATGAAGTGGAAGGCCTTCAAATCAGAAAAGACGGAATGTGGATTCCTATCAAGCCCCTCTCTGATGCTTTTGTCGTCAACATTGGAGACATGTTGGAG ATATTAACTAACGGAATTTACCGAAGCATTGAACATCGAGCAACAATCAATTCAATGAATGAGAGGATATCAATTGCTACATTTCATAGGGCTCAAATGAGCAAAATTCTAGGTCCAACACCAGACCTTATTACTGCTGAAAGACCTGCTTTGTTCAAAAGAATTAGGGCAGTTGATTACCTTAATGGATTCATGTCACGTGAGCTACAAGGAAAATCATGTATAGATTTTGTAAggattcaaaatgatattggtaaataa